In Drosophila miranda strain MSH22 chromosome XR, D.miranda_PacBio2.1, whole genome shotgun sequence, the genomic window TTGATAAGCATTGGGAAGCAGTCCAGTTCTCACAAAGCAAGCCAAACGTCATCGTCATGATGATGACGGCAACAAAGAAGCGCCTAAAAATAGTCGCCGCAGCATCGTTCTCCTTGCTGCTGGTGGTCTACTTGTACAGAGCGATCAGTGCCTCCACCGTGGGAATGCCTGCTGGTGTGGGGGTGGTGGGACGGCTGTCCGGACCCAttgaggaggagcagcagggcCAGTGGCCACCCACGGAAGATGCTATACAAAGAAGCCTGCAGAATGCCTACGATGCCCACAATTCCCTTATCAAAGAGCAGCGTGCGGAGCTGCAGCGCACCAAAGAGCAATTGGCCCAGTTAGAGGAGCAAATCCGTTCGCTCCAGACCAGCACGCCTCGCAAATATCCCAAAGTCAAATACCTTAACTACAAGAATCGCAAAAGAATCCTCATCACCGGAGGAGCAGGCTTTGTGGGCTCCCATCTCGTTGATGATCTGATGATCCAGGGTCACGAAGTAATTGTGGTGGACAATTTTTTCACCGGTCGCAAGCGCAATGTGGCCCACTGGCTGGGACACGAGAACTTTGAGCTCATCCACCATGACATTGTTAATCCGCTGTTCATTGAAATTGACGAGATCTATCACCTGGCCTCGCCGGCCTCCCCACCGCACTACATGTATAATCCGGTGAAAACCATCAAGACAAACACCATGGGCACCATTAACGTACTGGGCCTAGCGAAGCGAGTGATGGCCAAGGTTCTGATTGCCAGCACCTCGGAAGTGTACGGCGATCCGACAGTTCATCCGCAGCCGGAGACTTATTGGGGCCACGTGAATCCAATTGGACCACGAGCCTGCTATGACGAGGGAAAGCGTGTCTCCGAGACCCTGAGCTATGCGTATGCCAAACAGGTACGTGAATGTTCGTAAATCGATTCGACGTCACTTGCATTTCTGGCTCGCATCCAGAAACTAAGCAGTATTTTCCTGATTTGATCTGCATTCAAGCATTAAACGATTTCAATTGGAATGCTGTGAATGCTGAATCAGCCAGCGGCCAGCCACTAATTGGCGTGCAAAGTTTCACGTTCCGCATGGGGGCAGTTCGTCATGATATAAGATTTCTATACCATCGCTCACCAagctgttgtttctgtttaCCCGCAGGAAAAAGTCCAAGTTCGCGTGGCCCGTATCTTCAATACGTACGGACCGAGGATGCACATGAACGATGGCCGTGTGGTGTCCAATTTCATCCTACAGGCTCTGCGCAACGAGACCATCACTGTCTATGGCAATGGCCGGCAGACGCGCTCCTTCCAGTACGTTTCGGATCTGGTTGATGGGATGATAGCACTAATGGCATCCAACTACACTCAGCCGGTGAACCTGGGCAATCCCGTGGAGCAGAGCATCGAGGAGTTTGCCCAAATCATCAAGCAATTGGTGGGCGGACCGAGTCCGATTAAGCAGACCAAAGCCGTGGAGGATGATCCCCAGCGACGCAAACCGGACATTACGCGGGCCAGACACTATCTGAAGTGGGAGCCAAAGGTTCCGCTCGAAAGGGGTCTGCGGCAGACAATCTCCTACTTTCGCAACGAACTGGCGCGCAGCGACCGGTTCCAAGAGAGCTCCAACAAGTACTTCGATTCGCCCGACTTGCAGCGAAGTCGCCCCTAAATATAGACCTATATGTAGTGTAAATTCGTGTGTGCCTGTATGCCAAACCCAAAATACCATTGGAGTTGGTAACGCAACGTCTCTAGTCTGcaaaaaaatgtaaatatgACCATCGATATAGCACTAATTGTAAGCCTCTTAAGCCATAAGCTCATGGATTGGATCAGATTGGTGGGGGAATGGGGATCCAAAATCCATACATAACAAAAGGAATTAGATTTAAGAAGCTACAGGAACGGAAGCAGCGTAATCCTTGGCTTTCTAAATCCTATCTCTTGCCCTGTATGCATTCCTTTTTGGAAGGTATTTGCATCGTTCTAGAAATTCTAGTGTAAAACCACACCACCATTCTAGGTTTAAGTAGGGTGTTGTAAACCATTAAAAAAAAGatcgtttttcttttcaatCTAATCATACCCGGACAAGTACTTTACTAACTATTGTATGTACAATTACAATGCTTACTCTAGGGCTTAAACACACACTAGGCACACTAGTATACAAGGAGTACGTCCAACCTTATGACTATATTTGCACCCAGACTTATCAACTAGATCAACTAGACTTCTACTTCTATTTTTGTTTCTTTCACCTGGCTAGCGGTTCGAGCATTTCCAGAAACAGCTTCTTCATCGTAATTACCTCATCGCGTGCCACGCCGCGCCAAAAGCGTCGCAAAATATCGTCTGCTTGCCGCAGCGAGGGCAGGatgagcagcagctgctgttgaTGGGACACCGCGGAGGAGTGGCGAAGCAGGTAGACAACATCGTTCAGTGAATTTAGTATGGTGTCGCGAAAGGCGCGCAGGGAACTCTGATCGTCGAGCAAGATGTCACAGTTGGACAGGAGAAGAGCCTTCAGTAAATAGTACTCCTCCCGACGGGGCGATATCCTCTCCATGCGTTGGGCAATCTGAACGCAGTGATAGTAGAACTCCGTATAGCCGCACTCTTTGGCCAACAGCTCGTCCATCCAGACGTCGGTAGCGAAGCACAGTTTCCCATTGAAAGGCAACGATCGGAACGTCAGTTGGAGTGTTAGAATCTCCGCCCACGAAACCTGCAGCAGCTTCATCTGATCGTTGAGGGGGAGCTCTATGAAGCCAGGAATCTGCTTGGCCCAGCCAATCACACTGACCAGCTCCTTGTCGTAGATATCGCTCAGCACGCTGAGTATCTCATTGGgatcgttgttgttgttttggaAAATGCATGTTCCATTTGACGTGACGCCCACACTGCtactgccgccgccgccgccactgcTCTCTAGCTTAATGCTACCCGACGAGGAGGAGGCCTCATCATTGCAGCCACTGGTCGTGTGCGGCTGCTGTGATGGCGTTTGCACGCTCAGGGCATCCGGCTCGTAGGAATTGAGCACTTCAAGTATCTTTACATCACACAGCGACGTGGTGTTGGACTGGTAGAGCAGCTGCATGGTCTGATATGAGTTCGAGACGGGATTCCGTCGATACTTTTGCCGCCCTCCGCGCACCCGATCCAAACGCACGCCCTCCTGCGATAGCACAAATTGGTGAATAATTAATAACAAAGAATGATTAGAAATTGGATCGTCAAGGTTACCTTGAGCATGCCCATGAGAAGGCACTTCTGGAAGCGACAGGCCTGGCAAGCCTTCCGTCGCCGCTTGTTTATCTCGCACTCGTTGTTCGCTGGACACGTGTACTCGATGTTACCCTGAATGGTGCGCTTGAAGAAGGCCTTGCAGGCCTCGCAGCTGGCGACGCCATAGTGGAATCCAGACGCCACATCCCCGCACACCAGGCACAGGCGACGCAGCTCATCACGAACGGATCCAGCATTTGCACTGGCATTGATAGCCGATCCTCCGCCGCCGTTGCCACTGCCCGCTCCGCCACCCTTGATGCTGTCGCCGTCGTTACTCAGCGAAACGTTGTGAAGATCGCAGGATAGGGAAGTCGTTGAGCTGCACAGCTGACGCTCTGGTGACACGGACGGGGAGGACTTCATTCCGCTATTGCTGTTGCAGGAGTTGCTTTGCGCTGTCGTTGCCTTTGAGGTGGGACTGTAGCAGGCTGCTCCGGCCGAGGATGTGTCTACCTCCTGCTTGATGTGTAAGATGCTCACTCCGTCGGACATATTCGAGAATTGGAGCTGGAGGATTAAGAGGGTAATAGTTTAATTTATCGCGCTTCAAAATAAATGAACAAAACGCGCCGCACTGTGGTTCAGTTACACTGATACTCGAAATGCAGAGAttatattcttttttattGGTGTTTCGCGTGACTTGCAACCACTGTGCAGCACCAATGCCTAATCAGAATGAGGGGAAggtgcacacacacatacgaatccaaacatacatatgcaaaATGCAATTAAGAGTGCAATGGGTTGCGAACCTACTTGGTCTCTGTTTCTCTTCCACGGACTGTGGGCTGActgaacggaacggaacggaacatCCAACGAACGCTGGAAAAGTACAAACCCAGCCCACGCTCGCACACAGCAGACTGTGATAACGGTACCGTGcgtggagtaccaaaacttaaaGCTAACGGTACTACAAATCACGACGCACAGCGCTGACCTGACGCTGATTAGAAAAAGTAGAAAAAAGCGCGCAAGCAAAGACAATGGGGGGTAGGAGGTGGCGACATgggggccagcagcagccaggttGGAGATGAAAGATAAGCCAACCATTTCCTTATCACGCTTAGCAAACGTCACAATTAAAAGCCCGCAAGGTGTCTGTTTACATACTTACATAAAGTATTCGTTGAGGATCTCTTTTGTGTAATCAGCAGAAGTAGAGTTTTTAAAGTACACAAGAATATGGCTAATAAACGAAAAAAAATCAACAGCAATACATATCGctttgtatgtacatatgcatatgtatatgtatatgtatttattttggtTCGAGCACTTTGTTATTGCTTTTggtatctgtctgtctgcATCTTGGGCAATTCGAAATGGTTAAGTAGCTTTCCGTTGATCATACGCGGTTTAAAATGTCGTGTTACTGCCTTTACTACTAGACATTTTTATGTTATTGCTTATGTAGAACTATGAATATTGCACATGCACTTCCCCATAAGATGTGCGCTGCAGACAGCATCAAGCATCGATTTTACTCTATGCTAGGCTATTACACTCTCGAACAAGGCACGATATCTTCTCTTGCAGAGCCACACGTCACACTATTTCCAAATTCTGGTTTTTCTTTTGCTCATTTTTGCTTTATTTCAGAAAAAAATATGCATATTaaaaagattaaaaaaaattttatgCAGTGAGAAGAAGAAACACTCCTAGGGATGGGCAGATGATGTcgccaccgcactttacagcACTGTCGGTGACTAGTTATAAAATACAACCATGGGTTCTCTTTAATTTGCCCGCCCTGGTTTCTCTGTTGCTGTCCAAGCTGCATATGTGTGgatgcttgtgtgtgtgtgtgcaaaaCAGAGCAAAAACAATTGCGCgacaaaaaaatccaaatatCATTAAATATTACGTAGCTTCAGTAAAATATTCAACCTGCAACTCGTAAGTGTGGTCCTGCAAATATTAATTTAAGCGAACAGAAAACGTTTTCTACACAAAGAGGTAAAAAAACGCTCCCTAGTCACGTAgattttgtgttttgtttgttgttgctgcttttaTCAGCAGCCCCTATCCCCAACGTGTACATTcggacatatgtacatgtatgtacgTGCATGTTGATGTATTTATTAACATATTTATTGCGCTGCCTGCTTTGATATTAGCCACCGCACTAAAACAGTGGCTAAAACTTATGTTGCAATGGGGAATGGCTTCCACAACtcaagttttttgttttgttgcttAATCTTTTATTGCAGCTCCTTAGTCCCGTTGCACACAGCACCACGATGATGAGCCTGCTGGGCCGACCCGACGTGGATGCGGGCGAAGTGTTTGTGAACTTCAATCAAAACATAACGTAAGGCAGCAGCCTCTGACAAAGGAACTGTTATCGCAGATCTTAGTCATTCTTATGTGTCTTTTTCTGCCCCTCTAGATCACTTGCAGTCGCCACCAGCGGGGGCTACAGCCTGTACAGCCTGGGGTCTGTGGACTCGACACTGGACAAGATATATCACACGAAGAGCGATGAGCTGTTCCTTATCGAGCGCCTGTTCGAGAGCTCCTTGGTGGCCATTGTGTCGCAGCGGGCGCCGCGTAAGCTGAAGGTGTGCCACTTCAAGAAGCAGAGCGAGATCTGCAACTACTCGTATGCGAACACAATTCTGGCGGTGAAGCTGAATCGAGAGCGCCTGATCGTTTGCCTTGAGGAGTCGCTCTACATTCACAACATACAGGACATGAAAGTGGTGCACACCATCCGGGACACACCCTGCAATCCGTTGGGTCTCTGCGCCCTATCGTCATCCTCGGAGCACTGCTATCTAGCCTATCCGGGCAGCGTCACCTCCGGCGAAGTGCAGATCTTTGATGCCATCAATTTGCACGCCAAAACTATGATACCCGCCCACGACACTCCATTGGCGGCCATAGCGTTCAGCCCCTCGGGCACGGAAATAGCCACAGCCAGCGAACGCGGCACGGTCATACGCGTATTCAGCTCCCAGGATGGCAGTCGACTGTTTGAGCTGCGACGTGGCCTCAAACGTTGCGTCTCCATTGTATCGCTCTCGTTCAGCAACTGTTCGGAATACTTGGTATCCAGCTCCAACACGGAGACTGTGCACATCTTTCGCTTGGATCGCAGCGCCGCCGAGACAGCTGATCATGGGAAGCAATCGACCGATGACTGGATGGGGTAAGCGGTGTTGGATTCACCAGTTGGTCCTGTGTTCTAGCTAGCTGTTTTGTATTTGTACGTTTTATGGGCAACAAAATAGGTCATGGGGAGGGTTGGTGTTATATACACAATCTACTATAAACATATGTCCTCCACTTAATTCATTTCATTCCACTCCAGACTCTACACTCTCGACTTCTATCCAATCTTTCatttatttgtgtgtgtgggtgtgtgtgttgcgTAGGGCCCCCAAACATATTCTTTTCTTGCTTTTAGTTgtgcttttgtttttcttcTCTGTCGTGTGGCGCTTGACATTTATctatttttcttttctttcatTTTCTCGAAAAccaccaaaaaaaaccaaccacaaccacaacaacaacaaccaaaccaccaaccaaccaaccactCAACTCACCAAAATCTACTCTCTCATGCAAGTTACTCGTTTTTTAGATTCTTAAGCAAAACGGTCACCAGCTACCTGCCAACGCAGGTGACCGATGTGTTCAGCCAAGGACGAGCTTTTGCTTCGGTCTCACTGCCCGAGGCAGGAGTGCGTCGCATGTGCGCCATTACCACGATACAAAAACAGCTCAGGTGAAAGAAAAGCATGGCCTATCATGGTTTGGCATTATCAAATCAATTGTTTACGATTTTTGCAGACTCTTGATTGCCTCGCAGGATGGTTATCTGTATGTATATTCCATACCATCTATCGAGGGTGCCGAGTGCCAGTTGATCAAGCGACACGATCTACGTTTGGAAGATCATTATGCCATGGATATTAAAGGTGCTTAAAACAGTTTGCAATTTGCACACAAATCCACAAAAACCCACACATCCTAACCGACACAAACAATCGAAACAAATTCTCTAGTTGATTCACCTCAAACTCTAGGCCTGAACAGTGGCGTAAGCATCGGCGGTGCTGCTGGCGTTCCCCCCagtggtgctggtgctggtgctagTGGAAGTGCTGATGGAAAATCGACTGCCACTGACAAGCCAGGTGGCAGCAGCTCCACaagtggcggtggcggtgccAGCGGAAGTGGAAGCGCTGGGGCTAGTTACGCCTCGGCCGTAAAGGGTGACGAACCAGTGGGTGGAGGACCTTCATCCACCTAGATGCAAATTCAATTCGCGAACAACCAGAGAAATAGATCAGAAACCATAACAACAAACTCACTCCTCAAAGTACTACGGACGATGATGCTAAAGTGATTGCAATTTGGAGCTCATGCAGCTGGCGACGATGAAGATTGGGCGACGGTAGTAGCCTCTGTGTGGCGTCAAGCATATTTAAGTAAAGAAATAAATAGGTCATAGACTTAATTTAGCTTTTAATGTTATCAATGGCGACCGCTTCCTTGTTTTTTACCAGCAAAAAGGGACACCACTCGCGTGTCGCgtttctcctttttttttttaaacccATTATAAATACAAGCAATGCTTAGTTGTTAAGCCCCCGTCCCGTTCGTGGCGCTGCCTTTGGAATAGGAAAATGCTTTTTGTCATACACTCTTAAGTTAGTTGttaattaataatttaaaacgATTTATAAATTTGCTTTCATAATTGAATTGATTTGCCCTGCTTTTTACAAATAAACGGCCTTTGcaaattagttttattttgCTGCCCTGCTTTAATTCCCTAAAAAATCCACCGAAATCCATATAAATTTAAACTTATTGCCTAGCTACTGTTTAGTCGAATCAAAAAAAATCTTACACTAAGCGCACGTCGTCACTACACACATTCAGTAATACATTTTCAATTTAAATCAAACatttgcaaaacaaacaaaaaaaggagTGAACAAATTTGAGTGTGGAATGGAGGAACAATTTTAGGCATATATAAATAGTATTTTGTACAAAGTCAAATATTTTAgaaaataatatttaaaaactgTTTACAAAGGAAACTCATATGCAACTTTATTGTATtcaataaattatttaaattaatgCTTATTGAATTTAAATTCACTTTACGGCGCCAAAGAACCCGACTCAGCTCTAACCATTATCCAGCACTGTGCGGTATATTTTGACGTCAAAACcgacggtatatttacggtatttcggtatataatggtatattttgtcaatttcatcaacctattaaatttcattttcaacgttatataaaaatccaataaaagcatgTACTTAAATTAAACcaatcaagtagaaaattgattcattaatcgtataaattatgtgggcatggctaaatgttctatatagctagtaatattcgacggaatatcaaaaacgaggaatatgtaaagtagaacttgaattcgtcagtatatttacggtatattttgaaaatgaggcggtatgttttggtatatttctgagggttggacggtatattttatcgataaatccGAGGTCACACTGTTTACACCTCTACGG contains:
- the LOC108165492 gene encoding UDP-glucuronic acid decarboxylase 1, which gives rise to MMMTATKKRLKIVAAASFSLLLVVYLYRAISASTVGMPAGVGVVGRLSGPIEEEQQGQWPPTEDAIQRSLQNAYDAHNSLIKEQRAELQRTKEQLAQLEEQIRSLQTSTPRKYPKVKYLNYKNRKRILITGGAGFVGSHLVDDLMIQGHEVIVVDNFFTGRKRNVAHWLGHENFELIHHDIVNPLFIEIDEIYHLASPASPPHYMYNPVKTIKTNTMGTINVLGLAKRVMAKVLIASTSEVYGDPTVHPQPETYWGHVNPIGPRACYDEGKRVSETLSYAYAKQEKVQVRVARIFNTYGPRMHMNDGRVVSNFILQALRNETITVYGNGRQTRSFQYVSDLVDGMIALMASNYTQPVNLGNPVEQSIEEFAQIIKQLVGGPSPIKQTKAVEDDPQRRKPDITRARHYLKWEPKVPLERGLRQTISYFRNELARSDRFQESSNKYFDSPDLQRSRP
- the LOC108165490 gene encoding steroid hormone receptor ERR2 codes for the protein MSDGVSILHIKQEVDTSSAGAACYSPTSKATTAQSNSCNSNSGMKSSPSVSPERQLCSSTTSLSCDLHNVSLSNDGDSIKGGGAGSGNGGGGSAINASANAGSVRDELRRLCLVCGDVASGFHYGVASCEACKAFFKRTIQGNIEYTCPANNECEINKRRRKACQACRFQKCLLMGMLKEGVRLDRVRGGRQKYRRNPVSNSYQTMQLLYQSNTTSLCDVKILEVLNSYEPDALSVQTPSQQPHTTSGCNDEASSSSGSIKLESSGGGGGSSSVGVTSNGTCIFQNNNNDPNEILSVLSDIYDKELVSVIGWAKQIPGFIELPLNDQMKLLQVSWAEILTLQLTFRSLPFNGKLCFATDVWMDELLAKECGYTEFYYHCVQIAQRMERISPRREEYYLLKALLLSNCDILLDDQSSLRAFRDTILNSLNDVVYLLRHSSAVSHQQQLLLILPSLRQADDILRRFWRGVARDEVITMKKLFLEMLEPLAR
- the LOC108165493 gene encoding WD repeat domain phosphoinositide-interacting protein 2 isoform X3, with product MMSLLGRPDVDAGEVFVNFNQNITSLAVATSGGYSLYSLGSVDSTLDKIYHTKSDELFLIERLFESSLVAIVSQRAPRKLKVCHFKKQSEICNYSYANTILAVKLNRERLIVCLEESLYIHNIQDMKVVHTIRDTPCNPLGLCALSSSSEHCYLAYPGSVTSGEVQIFDAINLHAKTMIPAHDTPLAAIAFSPSGTEIATASERGTVIRVFSSQDGSRLFELRRGLKRCVSIVSLSFSNCSEYLVSSSNTETVHIFRLDRSAAETADHGKQSTDDWMGYSFFRFLSKTVTSYLPTQVTDVFSQGRAFASVSLPEAGVRRMCAITTIQKQLRLLIASQDGYLYVYSIPSIEGAECQLIKRHDLRLEDHYAMDIKGLNSGVSIGGAAGVPPSGAGAGASGSADGKSTATDKPGGSSSTSGGGGASGSGSAGASYASAVKGDEPVGGGPSST
- the LOC108165493 gene encoding WD repeat domain phosphoinositide-interacting protein 2 isoform X1; translated protein: MMSLLGRPDVDAGEVFVNFNQNITSLAVATSGGYSLYSLGSVDSTLDKIYHTKSDELFLIERLFESSLVAIVSQRAPRKLKVCHFKKQSEICNYSYANTILAVKLNRERLIVCLEESLYIHNIQDMKVVHTIRDTPCNPLGLCALSSSSEHCYLAYPGSVTSGEVQIFDAINLHAKTMIPAHDTPLAAIAFSPSGTEIATASERGTVIRVFSSQDGSRLFELRRGLKRCVSIVSLSFSNCSEYLVSSSNTETVHIFRLDRSAAETADHGKQSTDDWMGYSFFRFLSKTVTSYLPTQVTDVFSQGRAFASVSLPEAGVRRMCAITTIQKQLRLLIASQDGYLYVYSIPSIEGAECQLIKRHDLRLEDHYAMDIKVDSPQTLGLNSGVSIGGAAGVPPSGAGAGASGSADGKSTATDKPGGSSSTSGGGGASGSGSAGASYASAVKGDEPVGGGPSST
- the LOC108165493 gene encoding WD repeat domain phosphoinositide-interacting protein 2 isoform X2, translated to MMSLLGRPDVDAGEVFVNFNQNITSLAVATSGGYSLYSLGSVDSTLDKIYHTKSDELFLIERLFESSLVAIVSQRAPRKLKVCHFKKQSEICNYSYANTILAVKLNRERLIVCLEESLYIHNIQDMKVVHTIRDTPCNPLGLCALSSSSEHCYLAYPGSVTSGEVQIFDAINLHAKTMIPAHDTPLAAIAFSPSGTEIATASERGTVIRVFSSQDGSRLFELRRGLKRCVSIVSLSFSNCSEYLVSSSNTETVHIFRLDRSAAETADHGKQSTDDWMGFLSKTVTSYLPTQVTDVFSQGRAFASVSLPEAGVRRMCAITTIQKQLRLLIASQDGYLYVYSIPSIEGAECQLIKRHDLRLEDHYAMDIKVDSPQTLGLNSGVSIGGAAGVPPSGAGAGASGSADGKSTATDKPGGSSSTSGGGGASGSGSAGASYASAVKGDEPVGGGPSST
- the LOC108165493 gene encoding WD repeat domain phosphoinositide-interacting protein 2 isoform X4, whose protein sequence is MMSLLGRPDVDAGEVFVNFNQNITSLAVATSGGYSLYSLGSVDSTLDKIYHTKSDELFLIERLFESSLVAIVSQRAPRKLKVCHFKKQSEICNYSYANTILAVKLNRERLIVCLEESLYIHNIQDMKVVHTIRDTPCNPLGLCALSSSSEHCYLAYPGSVTSGEVQIFDAINLHAKTMIPAHDTPLAAIAFSPSGTEIATASERGTVIRVFSSQDGSRLFELRRGLKRCVSIVSLSFSNCSEYLVSSSNTETVHIFRLDRSAAETADHGKQSTDDWMGFLSKTVTSYLPTQVTDVFSQGRAFASVSLPEAGVRRMCAITTIQKQLRLLIASQDGYLYVYSIPSIEGAECQLIKRHDLRLEDHYAMDIKGLNSGVSIGGAAGVPPSGAGAGASGSADGKSTATDKPGGSSSTSGGGGASGSGSAGASYASAVKGDEPVGGGPSST